The Arachis hypogaea cultivar Tifrunner chromosome 14, arahy.Tifrunner.gnm2.J5K5, whole genome shotgun sequence DNA window GTGGAATTTTATGGTTTGGTAGAGAGAGGTTGAAGTATCCTTTGTGCTCACTGAATGTAAAGCCTAAGTGATTTGTGTTTTGAGAAGAATTCAGGCATTGCATAACCTGAAATTGACTGTATACGTTGTCTTCATAGTGTTTATAATTGTTTGTTGTGGAGTGGTGGGTGCATGTGAAAGTGCTGTTTCAGCGTTGTTACTGTGGTTTTAATGTTTCATCTTTGTACTTggtagtttattttctttttcactggCCAATATCCTTCTGGTTTTAATGAGGTTGTCATCATGCCAGGCTTCTTGTATCTTTTTCTGGAAAGTATCTGAAGTGTGAATATTGTGTTCCATCTCCACATAACTGGACTGGGAACAATATGTCATGTGCTTTTGAGAATCAGTTATACAAGATATATGTCCCTCATACAGAGGAAACTCTCTTTGGGCCTGCATTTATTGAGGTGGGCATTCTCTTAATTTTGTGTTTCCTTTACTATGTGATGATGACGTGGATTTTTTTTCCCTGACCATGATGCTTTTTGGCCGGTTGAATGTGATTTCTTTTCTTTCTGATTCACTAACGTGTGCCTTTTTATACAAACAAATTTGGTTGGATTATAATATTTCAACATTTGTGCATAAAAAACGTCAATATTCAATCATATTAAGGAACATAGAATATTGTTTTTTGTGGTTACTGTTAAATACTTTAAAAATGTTATGGTTTACATCAATATGCAATACGGAGGCACTTTCTTGaaaatgatgctctaatattctTCGCCTCGTGTTATATCATATTTCTTTCTCCTTATTTTAGGTGGAGAATGAGTCTGGTTTATCAAACTTCATTCCTGTTCTCATTGGGGACAAAGAAATTTGCAGTGAGATGAGGACATTACAGCAAAGGTTAGATGAGTCTCTTCATTCTAAACAATTCCAGTCTACATCTGGTGGTTCTATCTGCAGCTTGTGTGAAGATTTTGCACATAGGCACACATCATCAGACTTGCTTGTAGATATAGCATGGTTGCTTAAGAACCCTACCTCAGAAAATTTTGAGAGAATGATGACGGCTTCACAAATTCAAAGATACTGTTACCTGTTGGACTTTCTTATATGCCATGATTCAATACtcattttggaaaaaatattaccAAAGTTGGTGATCTTTACAGAAGGCTTGAAATCAAATATTGTGGTTAGTCAGACGAGTGATGTTGATGTGACACAACTACTGAATTGCATGCATCTTGCTAGAGATGTTATTAATCAGAATCATCAGAAAGGCAGAGGCATAGTTGTGCATTCTGAAACAGAAGGCTTTAGGATTGAAAAAACCTGCACCCAAGACAGCTTGCCATCAGTTTCGAGAATAAAAAGTCAGGTTAGGATGACCCTTCTTTCTCCCCCTTGCTTCCTTTTTCTCTGATTTTGAAATATATACCGTGTCATTTACATTAAAATGCTTTATATCTTTCTTTGGTCATTTTCATACTCTATATAAGAGAAATGAAATACAATTGAGGAGTTTCCTGTTGGGATCAGCAGTAGACTTGATTTATTTAGTGGATACTCACTGTTTTGCGGTTCTACTGCAAAGATCAAGTGTATAATTTCTTTAATACTTAATCACAACTCCTGCTACGATCCCCTTGATGAATTATTGGTAGATTGTTGAATAAATTAGTTCGATATATGGTAAATCAAAAGTGATGTGCTTGAATTTGTGTGTATCAAGCATTTCTTCTTGCACACTTACTGCATGACCTTGATTTGGGTTTAATTAGGAGCATGGTTTTCTAATATTGGCCTTTTCTTTCAAATGGTTTCATTAAGTAACTAGTAAGGGACAGCTTCCATCTGATGCCTGCATAGTCTGAAGGATCTAATGAAACTGCAACTGACCTTAGGTTCCTTGTTTTGCAGGATGTTCTATCCAGAACGGATTCAAAGTGTGGAATAATGAGAAGCCCAACATCTAATGACAAAATTGATAGGATACCACTTTTGAAGAGGGAGATTATAATGAATATGGAAGAGTTGCCTAAACGATCCAGCCGGCGATATGTCGGTAGGGGATTCTTGAGCTCTCGACCGGCAATGTTTGTGATTGTTTCGGTTGCTGTTTGTCTTGCAGTATGTGTAGCCGTCTTTCACCGGGGGAGGGTTAGTGAGTTAGCTGTAtccattagaaggtgcttgtttAACTCTTAGTAGATGTTGACAAGTTTTGTACTTTCTCTTCTATTTGGTACATATTGTTGTAACACTAAATAACCAGGGTCCAGGGATGTTGATGTTATTACTTACTAGTGATGGAGTGGGTGGTTCATTAATGGAGGCAAGCTTAACTGGACCTGTTTCTGGTTTGTGCCATATTTGTCTGGTTGGCCCCCAATGGAACCATAAGGTATAAAATCTAACACAACTTCTAGGGGCTAGCTATTTTTAGGCAGCACTATACTTTGACCGAGTTATCTTCTACTTAATTCTTTGCTTTTTCCCCCTTTTTGTTGGCTATAAAAGTAGTATTTTAATTCTACCACCTTaggtatatttataaatatgtaGTGATGTGACTGATGTCACTTTACATGTGTGCAAAGCTATATAAAATTCATATGGCCTTCATGTGAGTGTGATAGATATTCGTTAAATATTAAATCTGAAAGTAATATTGTATTAGTAATTCAAACAAGGAAAATTCTGTCGTGCTTATTGGAATTGTCAATATAGTATGCTGTCACTGCGTGTCAGTACTAACACAAGACGCGTGGATGGTTCATACGTATAGTGTAATGACTGTAGTTCTGTTTAAGAGTTTGATTAGAGATAATAGTTTGGTTTGTTAAGTATGATAAAGTAGATGGGTTTAGTGGGCTGTTTCTTTATGGGCTTGATGTGGTtgggtatttttaataaaatttgttagcATTTGCATGAAGGTCTAAAAGGGTTGGGTAATGCCGTATTGCAACTCGTGaagatagaatttatttttaatattttaatttgttacaaaaaaattaaatttaaattttttatatattttattattaatgataaaataaaaaaataaatagaatatataataaaaaatgtattttatattattaatttcactactataataatattaataatataaaatatatattactattgACTTaagaaattttaactattttttttaaccaaaggtCCAGATTCGAATTTACGACCTCTAGGTGAGTATGAGGAGGAGATTATATCGTTTAAGCtgtcaatgagttatagctcaaatagcATAGTCTCCCATACTCATTTAAGAGGTTGCAGGCTCGAATCTctctatttttggtaaaaaaaaatttaatgtaatatttttattaatgataaaatatataaaaaagtttgaattaaatatttttgtaacaaattaaaatattaaaaataaataaaaactattacaataataataagtatatattatgtattattatttctatttttgaaacattaatataattatgactaatttaaaaataaaaataattataaataagtaTTTTAATCGATAGGCTAAACTGTATGTTATCAATGGCGgagattgaattttttttaaaagagtaaaaaatcttaataaaaaaattatataataatatttatattaaaataataactaaaaaaatatatatatgagcaattgtttttccttttttttatgtcaaataaattttacatttcCGTGTTCTTCCAATTAGGGCCACGTATATAGGAGCCCAATATTATCTTTTATTGGAATCATACAAAATAGTTGTCCCATTAATTCAGGCAGCCCGCGTATTATTTTTCTTAAGCAACTCCATTAACAACTAATTACGTAAtgaggtaatgaccaaatcagtactCGAAAGATTGAAACACTGACATTGCGGTATTTGATTATTGTAATCGATAAAATGGTACCTGGTTAATTTTAAAAACTGACAAATGTATCCATAAGCTTGCCGGACCAAAGCTCCGATGAGGACAATGCTTACCTGGACACCGAATTTTGCTGACAAATCATGTTTTATTTGAGTTGtaatttctaattaattaatttgttagcCTAGGTGAAAATTAGATCAATAGGATTTCATTTTGCCCCAAATCAGAACTCTTTGCCCTAATCCCAAATTAACAAGCTCTCTATTCGTTCATTCGCAGGAGGGGATCCAAGATTGGAAGATGCATACAGCAAGGGTTCGTGGAAAAGCTGCAACGCTGAGAAGGCAGTCATCGATGCAAGCCTTCGACGTGGATGGTGCTTCGGGTATTGTGAGTAAAACTTACGATGGCTGTTGCTTTTGTCCCCTTCCAGTGGTTCCGTTGAAGTCGAAGACAAGTAGCAACCTTGATAGATGGTTTCTACGCTGCCCTATGTGGAAGGTAAGGTTGGAATTGTGATGAATATGTGAGGAAGTAGAATAATATCCCTTCTTGGTTTGTCGTCTGTTCTTATTCAGTTTTAGTATTCGATTGTTCTCTGATCTTTGAAATTTTCGTGTTGTGCTAGAACACACAAATGCGTTGCGGGTATTTCCAATGGTTGGATGAAATACAAGCGGAATGTGTGGAAGGAGAAGTTTCTTCAGAGAACAGTAATATGCTGGGCAAGTCAGAACCCAAAAAGAAAGGCAGAATCAATGTCGACTGTGGGGATGGCCAGGAAATTCAAAGGATGATGATGGTACTATCTGTGGTGAATGACATGAAGGAGAATCTGAAGAGGGTTGAGTTGTGCCtaatttttatgtgtattttgatTGGGTTAAATATGGCTTTGATTATGTTTAGTTTGGCTAAGTAGGTAGACATTGCACAGTATAATAGTATAACAGTGAGACTTTTGAATTTTGTAATCTTGTCCTCATTGTAATTGAGATGAATTAATGTATGATGTGTTCTTCTTGTGCTTTGATTGAGTTATTGTTGTTGTGATTTGAGCAAGATATATGGAGTATATGTAAGCCATGTAAAATAGTTTTGTGAACAGAATCTGAATAAAACACCAAAATAACATCAAGTTATAACCATTAACTATTCAGAGTAACAAAGTTCAGGCCCCAAATAAGACTACCAAAATGACACATGTTCATAGTAACTGCTACAGACCCAAAATGACAGTAACAAAACACAGAAACACTAGGTTAGCACTTACATGCCATAATGGCAGTTGGGTGCATGTTAACTAAATCCTGTCCAAAATGCAAAtaacaacaaacaaaaaaaatccaaGAATCTCAGCTCATTTCTTGTCATTTGTTGATGGCTTTGATGGTGGTGGTCCggatggctttttcttcttcaaggATGGGGTGGGCATAAAGCCTGTGAACCTGCTCTGTGTGGCTGGGCTTGCTGCTGCCATGGTCTCCCTAGTCACAGTTGGTGGCCTAAATGGTGCTGTATGTTGGGCCTGAAGAGTAGGCCTAAGTAATGGACCTTGAGGCAATGACCCAACATTGGATGGAGATGCAGAAATTTGGGATCTAGACCCAACATCAGGCCTGACAACTCTAGGTTGAGCAGGGGGTAGTGGTGCAGCTGCTGCATTTTGTGCTGGAGTTGGAGGTGTTGTAGTGGCTGCCAGTCCTGTTCGAGTTGTGCTGCCTCTTTCTCTTGGTGGAACTGGGTTGTCCCTTACAAAAGATGGTCTACCTCTCCTCTTTGGTGCTGGTGCTGGTTCTGAAGTAGCTGTTGGACCAACCAAGTTGGTTGCTGCTGGTATGGTGGCTACATTAAGGGGTAAAGCATTTGTTGTAGTGTTGCCATCATTGATGTTATTCTGCATCATTTTGTCCATTCATGAAAACAAATCTTCTATGGAAACAGATCCAACAGTTTGAAACAATAAGGTAACATAAATCCCATTCTTTACCTGATCAGGCTGTCTTTGTGGATGGTTttgagtgaggtcttcctcatctGCAACATGTGCAGCGTGTGCAGCCTCCATGGTCTCCTCCCAGTTAGCTTCTTGCTCCCTAGCTTCTTCCTCATCAAGATCTGGTTCTTTAGCTGCTGTTCCAGTTCTTTTGTCAGGACAAATTCTGCTATTATGTCTAGTCTTACAAAAAGCACATGAGTAAGGAAAATCAGCATTAATAAAGTTACAGATAGGatataaaatgtaaattaaatacatattaataaagGTTTTTGTTTTGCATACCCTTTTGCAGGTTTGGCATGTTATCTGTCCGTATCTTCTCTTGGCCTTATATTGGCTGCCAGAACTTTGCTCAGTGCTATCCTTTCTCCTATTCTTTGTAGGTCTGCCAATAGGCCTCTTGTATGGAGGGGGCAAACATGACAGCCCTTCGTGATGCTCCCAGTACTCCTGACTCGGTATGCTGCTAATGTGAAACATGTAAGTCCTATTATATGCATCAATGGTGACAGCAATCCCATGACAGCAAGGTAGTCCAGTGAGCTGCCATTTTCTGCATGAGCATGTCCTCTCTCGTGTATTGACTCTCACTCTATGTTGCCACTTTGTTACTTCAAACTGATTGTGCTCATCATCACCACACCATTGTGCCTCCCAGTAATTGGCttgtcttttttctttctctaacCTACTAACTTGAACAGGGGCTATCTATCCAGTATAAGCCATCAGTGAGTCCTTGTGAGTTGCCATTGTCTTCATGATGTAGAACCTAAGCTCCTCAAGCATTGTCAAAATGCTCTTCCCCCGAAGACCCACAATTGTTGAGTTAAATGACTCACATTTGTTGCTTGTCAAATTGTCTACCTTTGGCCAGTCTGAAAACCTTGATCTCGACCACTGTTCTTGTTCAAATTTTGATAAATACTCCCATGCTTGTTTGTTGATCCGTTTCACAGCTCCCATTGCATCATTAAATTCTTGATCAGTAGTTGCTTTTGCACATTGCCAAAATGCTGCCTTAAGTTCCTTATCCTTCCATCTCTTGTTCAGATTTCTCCACATATGCATACAACAGAATCTGTGCTTCACCCCTGGCATCACGTTCTGTAATGCTGGGATTAGTCCCTGCATTGAATGGTAACCACAAATAATTAGGAGACATTTGAAAAGTAATTTATAGAAACatacaagaactcaaaaaatatgaACATAATGCACATCACCTTTTGCTGGTCTGACATAAAAACCCAGCCATTCTCATTGTAGTCCCCAATGTCAGTGTGCAACTCCTCCAGAAAGAATCTCCAATTTTTCCTTGTTTCTGCATCAACAACCCCATACGCTATTGGAAACAGCTGATTGTTCGCGTCCTGACTAACGGCTGTTAGTAATTGCCCTCCAAAGTAACCTTTCAAAAACGTCCCGTCCAAAACTATAAATGGTCTACACCCTGCTTTAAAGCCATTTTTGCAAGCAGCCAAACAGATGTACAAGTTCCTAAACCTAGGCAACCCCTCTGGCTGTGGAGTAGTCCCCATGTTGTCTCTTGAACCAGGATTAGCCTTCATGATTTCGTTAAGGTAGTCTCTTAGCCTTAGGTATTGATCTTTCTCTGTTCCCTCAATAACTTCTTTGGCTTTGTCCATAGCCCTATACATCATCCTCTCGTTGACTGAAATGTCATACTCCACTTTAAACCACTCTTGTGCCTCCCTCTGCAGCATGTTGGGATGGATCCTGAGCTTTGGGACCAGTTCCTCAGCAACCCAAGCACATGAAACTGATTTACTCTTGTTGCTCCTGGGGCACGTATGCTCGTCCACAAATGTCTTTATCTGAAAGGATGCTGGGTAGTTGGTCCTGGCACAGTAGCACAACCAAGGGCAGTCTGGATTATAGCAGATCACCCTACACCTCTTCTTCTCATTCCTAAGGTAGAATACCTGTCTCCCAATTTGTATATTGTACTTCTGCACTGCTGCTTTGAACTGGTCCATGGTCTCGAACTCCATATTCAACTCCAGAGTTATTTTTCCATATGGCGTGTTGGGATTATGTTGAGGAAATACAGGTTCCTCTTCATCATCAGATGCAGGAGGGCTACAAAGTTCTTCAGATTCATATTGGTACATCTCAGGTTCACTATCGCCATCTTCTCTATTCGGGTTAGGCACCTCTACCCTTGGTGCTTCATCCTCCTTTCTAGGTACAATTCTTTGCCCAGACGGTTGAGGCCTTGGATGATTTCTCCTTGCATTGTTCCTCTCACTTGTTTGTGTTACATTATCTGTTGCAGAGTCATTCGAGATACATGAGAattgatgcaatttatattcaCAAAGcctctaactaaaaaaaaaaaaatcaaatttaccTGCTGGGTTTTCTATAACAGGTTCCTCTGCCCTTTGCTCATTCACAAAAGGTTCTCCAAAATCAGAACCTTCATTCAGATCAGCAACATCATCAGCATTGGTCTCCTCTGTGGGTTCATTCACAGCTTCAGCTTCTCAAGGATTACTCTTAGGAACCTCATTCTCGGCAGTTCTTCTTTCTCGGGGTAAACCACTAGGTGGTGGTCTTGGATGGAGCTTTCTAACCTTCTTAGCAGGTTTCTCCGGAGCTGATGCTCCTTCAGTGTCTTTCTCCTCATTTCCGTCATTCGCAGCTTCTTCCCCTGCACCATTCTCACCTTTGTTTGACTCGTTAACATCAACAGTGGCCTCATTTACAACCTCATTCACATTTTCCTTCACAACCACATTCAACACCATATCCAATTCATTAACCTCACCACTGGTCTCATTCACACCTTCATTCTCCTTCTCATTAGCCTGACCGTCAACCTTATTAGTAACTTCAACCTCGTTGACATTATCACCACCTGGATTGACTTCAACCACACTATCACTGCTACCATCAGACATGACTTCTTCATCAATGATTTTAGGGTTTGCATCAATGGGGTGATCAAAATATAGGTGGACAGTGTTGTCATTCTTCATCGCACTCTCACACATTCTCATGACTTCAGCATCTGTCCTAAGCACTCTAAGACCCTTACCTAAGTCTAAACCAGGTTCTAGCCAGTACACCTCATTGTATTCACGGTAACCTAAGTCTAGAAATAACCCCTCAACAAAGAATAAATTACATGTCTCTACATTCACCCTGTGTATCTCAGTTACTAAACCCCCGTCGTATATCACATTACCGTCAACACCCCTTTTCAAGGCACCCATGTGATGATAAACAAACGTAACTAGACGATCCATCTATAAAATCGTAGAGGGAAGATACAATGAATAAAACAATCAAAATGATCATAATGCTGTCGACAAAAGTCACGTAAATGAAAGGATGGAGTGAAGGCGAACTTACCTCTTCGTAGGTTTCTTCCTAGCGAAGATTGGGGTCACGATGATGCCAATAGCAACCCCTCACTGTTGACGCTACGACTTCGATAATGTCTCTCAACTCGTCTTCGTTCTTCTTTGCGCCAAGTAACCAGAGCAACGTCTCTCCCTCTTTACGTGACCTTTCAGTTTTACTCTTAGTGAAACACTAAGTCACAGTAAGTCACCAAGCAGTAACAGCACTTGTTAATTTGGGATTAGGGCAAAGAGTTCTGATTTGGGGCAAAATGAAATTCTATTGATCTAATTTTCACCTAGgctaacaaattaattaattagaaattaCAACTCAAATAAAACATAATTTGTCAGCAAAATTCGGTGTTCAGGTAAGCATTGTCCTCACCGGAGCTTTGGTCCGACAAGTTTATGGATACGTTTGTCAGTTTTTAAAATTAACCAGGTACCATTTTGTCGATTACAATAGTCAAGTACCGCAATATTAACGTTTCAATCTTTCGGGTAttgatttggtcattacctcttGAATAATTATACATCTTTCATTTTAcgaaaaatgagaataaaaaagacGCATCAATCCTCAGCGCCATTCCCTCAACACCATTTTTCCACATTTCAATATACGTGTTGCCTGCTCATGCTTACATAACTTGTAAGCATATCATGCTGACAAAGAGAATCAACACCACAGAACTTCCCTTCAAACAAATACACgcataaaacccaaaaaaaaaaaaaaaaaattcatttgaatGCAAACATGTGAATTTTCTCTATacaattatgaattctctgatctatGGAAGaagattaaatatattataaatttttgtaataCCAAGCAatgttacttttctttttttttttttgaaaggtgTCCTTTTCCCCCTCACTTTTAACGTTTTAACTTTTAAGATTCACTAAaagttgaatatatatatatatacaaatttttcaatttacgCATATAAAAAATTTAGGGTAATCTATAATTGtttcttattattaattaatttttagtttttttatttattatatttcatATGAtagtttaatttataattttagaatttaaaatttagaatttaaatttatgatttaaggtgttttttttttttttaataacatactccttatttttttcaaaacgtATTATTATCCGCCTAAAATCTGTCCAAATAAATCaagtttttaataatttaaaaggaAAGAAACTAATTTTAAGGATGGAATATGCTTTGTGATGCGGATCCTAAGTTGTTAATCAATAATTAGGTTACTTAGAATGATCATAGACATAGTTGACCACTATTAATAACATGTTTGAATAAGATTCTTCAAAGCTTTTGTCCATTTTGTGAAGCttgtaaataactaaatacaCAACATATAGATTTGTGCTGAATATTTGTAAATTGCAAGTATCTGGattcatttaaattaaatatgtagTGAACGACTCTTTCCTTTCATGTAGGGTTTTTTCACATACATAAACATTAATTAGAAAATGAAATAGTAAATTCACAATATAAAAACGGAAAAGCTCTACatacaagcgattagggcttgtaaGCATTACAAGTCAATTAACCCCTAACCCCCCAAAACACGCTGCAAGTGCTACGTcccttacacgcgctatatatCTCCTTCTTTCCAAATTTgttcgttcttcttctcgcgcgtcttcccctACTTTTTTTATCGTTCTTTTCTCCTCCTTCCtcactggtttgttcttcgtcattgacgttagttcctctctctgtaactccagcttcgttttcttttcgattttctggtttctgaaatcaaagtttgaactcgttttgaagataatggacgATTCAACCTCaggatgtgaggaattacattacgagaGAAGTGCGAGAAGCGTGGGTGTGCTTAAAGActtatttgataggaattggaatgattttctgctgaattttggtcttgtggacaacaagtggctttcaggtaatgtttgtttaaaatctgcaacagaggtataaatttaatttttttcgggtgtatttatagtctgtgtttgggtgtattctgcagatctctatgaagaccgtcatatatggattccaatctatctggatcaccacttctgggcagggatgagaagcacacaaaggagcgagagcgaTTTACATATGATTACTCTGAATTTTGTTGCAgttatttgtatagcattgtgtagctgaataatttgtgaacattgactgtgaaactaacgcgtgaacataaatctgtggattgaatctaatgtattagttttgattaattatctgcaATTTATAGCAAACGTTCGGGTGTATtagatcagacatgattgggtgtattttttgtttttgacatggtgtattctgcagcctctctctgttgaTGACtagtttgttaaattttattgaaaatgatgtgaggaattacattacgagaGAAGTGCGAGAAGCGTGGGTGTGCTTAAAGActtatttgataggaattggaatgattttctgctgaattttggtctagtggacaacaagtggctttcaggtaatgtttgtttaaaatctgcagcagaggtgtaaatttaattttttttcgggtgtatttatagtctgtgtttgggtgtattctacagatctctatgaagaccgtcatatatggattCCAATCTATctagatcaccacttctgggcagggatgagaagcacacaaaggagcgagagcatgcattctttagggttttaggatttacggtttaggttttagggtttacaggTTAGGGGTTAAGGtttaggttttaagtgtttagggttcagggttttagggataaagcatcagggggatagatttttgggtgtatattcaattttctttgggtgtaaaaaatggcagattatgggtgtatatttggtttgatgttttccttca harbors:
- the LOC112741104 gene encoding squamosa promoter-binding-like protein 7 isoform X3, with the protein product MLPLLCSTARPRDTVNSVANFDEGKRSCRRKLERHNNRRRRKPADSRAEAAHEPLPVAQNEDSTNDGETGKGLDSSNLSCEINEKEVSLDLEDEPVANLNSAPDMQNITNDSVMTFLASGETQVNSGKDVSNLSNSPSYCDNKSAYSSLCQTGRISFKLYDWNPAEFPRRLRHQIFQWLASMPVELEGYIRPGCTILTIFIAMPKNMWINLLEDPMYYVRDLVAPGKFLSARGNALIYLNDMFFRIMKDGTSVTKVKVNMQAPRLHYVHPTYFEAGKPLEFVACGSNLMQPKFRLLVSFSGKYLKCEYCVPSPHNWTGNNMSCAFENQLYKIYVPHTEETLFGPAFIEVENESGLSNFIPVLIGDKEICSEMRTLQQRLDESLHSKQFQSTSGGSICSLCEDFAHRHTSSDLLVDIAWLLKNPTSENFERMMTASQIQRYCYLLDFLICHDSILILEKILPKLVIFTEGLKSNIVVSQTSDVDVTQLLNCMHLARDVINQNHQKGRGIVVHSETEGFRIEKTCTQDSLPSVSRIKSQDVLSRTDSKCGIMRSPTSNDKIDRIPLLKREIIMNMEELPKRSSRRYVGRGFLSSRPAMFVIVSVAVCLAVCVAVFHRGRVSELAVSIRRCLFNS